The nucleotide window CAAAGGTGTCTCCATGAAATATGCTGATGATGAACCACTGGTACTGAAGGTATACTTGAACAGATGAACTGCAGATACAAACATTCATCTCTTTGCAACGCTACTTTGATGGTTCATCATACTTATTGTGCCCTGGTTTCCAATTATTCATTGAATGTTTTCCATGCAATGTTCTGATCATAGGCGGGAATATTGTCTGCCAATAGCCATCGAAATAAGCTCCAGGAATACCTTTTGTGTAgaattggaattttttgatGAGACCAATTGAAATAAGACTTTGAATTGGACAACTctatatttttatcacaatgTAAACAACCTATCGTTTCCTTGAATGTTGGTTCTGATTTTACATTGTTTCACCAcagaatcgaaatttcaatataaagCCTGGCTGGAAGGTTGGCATAGTGGGAAGGACTGGTGCAGGAAAATCCTCGCTCATTTCGGCGCTGTTTCGGTTAACTGGAGACGGATTAGAGGGTGAAATTCTTTTGGATGAGATAGACACTATGTCAATAGGGCTGCACGATCTGCGTTCTCGAATCTCCGTCATTCCCCAAGAGCCAGTCTTGTTCTCAGCAAGTCTCCGTTATAACTTGGACCCTTTTAATCGGTACTCAGACTCAGAATTGTGGGACAGCCTACGAGAAGTAGAACTTGGTAACTTGGTATCATCCCTCGACTTCCAAGTTGCTGAGGGTGGAGCCAACTTTAGTATCGGGCAGCGACAACTGATCTGCTTGGCCAGAGCAATCCTCAGAAACAATCGGCTCATCGTGCTTGATGAAGCTACTGCCAACATCGACCGAATGTTAGTGAAGATGACGTCAAGCTGTTCGAAGCTGCAGATTATAGGCCCGAACCCTTTCATTGATCGCCGaacgaaataaattgaattttttaattttgttggTCATCTAATCAGTCCTCTGTAAATTTAGATTAGTATTCATGAAAGTTAGTACCGTCAATACGTCTTTATTCTTTTCTAGCACTGACGCTTTGATCCAAACCACTATAAGACGGAGGTTTTCTGACAGCACGGTACTGACGATAGCGCATCAAATTAAAACAATAATGGACAGTGACCGAGTCTTGGTCATAGATGGAGGCTGCATCGTGGTACGTAATTCTTTCAATCTATTCACGAAGTTCAAGAATACCAAGCACCTGTATGACCAGAGTAAGCGAGCTTGATGTTTTTTATACAGGAATTTGGTCCTCCGCATCTACTGTTAAAAGATCCCAATGGCTTTTTTACGCAAATGCTTCAGCAAACTGGAATGACGACCTCGAAAATACTTTTATAAGCTGCTGATAGCGCTTATCAATAAAGCCTTGGGCCCATCAAAGCAGCAGACGACATTGTATACCATACCTGTCAGCAGAAGATTAattgataatgaaaaaattaataatcagaCAGGCTGAATCGCATTGGCATCAGtaatcgttacaatatatttgaAGCCAATGAGATCCGAATGGGTCTATGaattatgtaatataataagaaCGAAACCTCGATTTCATTAGATCTAATTACGTTTTGTGAGCGTATAATCAGATCTAATCATATTTTCCCGGGATACACTGTTTCTTATTCAAATATATCGTTTACCTGTTATTATGTTCATTTAAAGCATACcaactgttgaaaaaatatactgaATATGTAAACGTTGTTCAATCTCGATTATGTCACTCCATTATAAACACGTGATCGTCTGCTGGGTCAACTATTGACTAAAGCATTATGTTTAACTATATCAATTGTGgcattcaaatattcataaAACATATCGAGCAATGACGTGTGTTATAAATTAACTGCCCCACTTTTTTCAGTTTAATCCATTTCGTGGTGAATACACGAATAATTATTAGCAAGCAATGTGATGAAGAAGATGGGAAATTTGCTATCAGCGCGAATACACCAGAATTGTCGTCAGCGTCTTATCGCCGCGGTGGTAAGAAAAAGTTTGCGACGATCGCGTCGGAACGGCTAACAGGTATTCATCGTTAGTGAGATGAAACGGTAACACCggtgagtgaaaaaattttacttggAATTGTTAGTATCTGTAAAACGTCGATAGTACTCATTTTGTAAAGTATTTGAAAAGTGACTGAATTAATACTATTCAGATCAAGTATCAATAGCCAAGTTTTGTAAGAAGATTGCTACCTTATTTCCACCTTATTTAGTTGTCAACCAGCAAAGAATGTCTACTTTTCTTAGAAGAGTGAAAACGTAACGcaagaatctttttttttcttaaactttAGTggtcgaattgaaaaaaaaaacttattctGTATTTTCTTCTTTACGCGCCGTTGGATTGAATGTCATAGTTTCTTCGTTCTATTTGGCAGAAAACAGAGATAAAGACACGACCCAAACCGTCTGAAAGCAACGAGACCGACAAATAGACGGTAAAAATATGGTCGCTAAGACGAAAAACAGGGCGAAAAATCCCCAGGAATCTGCAAACTTCTTGAGCCGGCTATGTTTTGGGTAAGCCAtgcgtgaaaaaatatatacccaACAATACATTATCCATTTGCTGCCTACATTGCACTCACATATGGTTCAAATAATATATTCAACTAGTTTTATAGATTTTCGTTAGAAATATTAAGCACACTTTGATCTATCGGAACATACGGCAACTGAGGAATGTACAGTGGAGCGTCAATGTAGGTAAGCCTTGCCATTAGAATTCTGTTCTCCTATATTTCCCCTCCATACGTTTCACAGAGCTTTGCTCACCAACGCATTTGAAACAGCTAGCGTGGATATCATTGCCGTGGTGGGGGCTACCTAGGAGCTGCACTAGTTTCACAAGGTTGAAGAGTAGGGATGTCTATGATACGGTAAGTGTATCAGTCATTGGCCTTGTCCCaattattcaccttttttggttgtatTTCTTTGATCTTTAGttctaaaattaccaaaaacaaaacttgTAGTGTCTAACTCTTTAGCATTTGGTTTTAATCATCAAGAAATTCATAACTTGTGCcataaatttagaattttggaaaataaaagggtcaataattAGATCTAAGCGTGtaaataactggtacacttagtTCTGTCACAACGGAAGCCCCAACAGCGAGACTGTAATGACGCTCCACGGTATAAAAGTTACCAAATTCATTCTAGAgatgatataaaaatagaacaaGTAAAAACCTATCTCACATACTGatcgagaataaaaaaaaaccgacttaTTTTCTTTAGATGAATATGGTTCTGTTCATTGTTTTTCATTAAAGCTTATGATGTTACTATGAAATACAAAAGTCATGCATTGCAGAATTTGCATACTTCGTAATATTGTTACTGGTAAAATTGCTCGATGATTTTTTGCCGTGtaatcgaaattccgaaaacaTAAATCTCCGACGATTCAATCCCTTGAAATTATAGATTTCTGAATCTATAAAATTCAGAAAGTTGAATTTCCGTAATACAacatttcaaaacaaaaaagcaCCGAGGAATTAAAGTTCCGAACATACAAGCATTGCACAGAACAGCAAACCCCCGACAATCCGTAGTTCCTTCTAACTAGAAACTTCGAGCCGTCGCGCGTCGGAAGAGTGCAGTTTCGGGACTTTTTCATTCGGGAATTCGAAAGTTCGGCTTTCAAATGTTCGGAGTTTCGTGATTATGTGACTTAACTGAaggaaatttataatttcggGGATTTAGACCATCAAAATTTCGACCCCAACcagttttgcttttttttttttttgtacattacaGCGATCAATGTAATGCTGCACGAGGATGTCTTGTTGACGTCTTTTGGCGAGATATTCCGACTACTGCAAGAGAACTTTAGCATTATTTCATAGGTCTTGATTACAATTTACTACTAGCCGATTTCTGTATTATTCAACTGCTGTCACATACAGAATTGTTTTGGATTTCAGATGGACGTTACCGATTTTTTTGATAGGAATGAAACGTAAATTACAGACTGAAGATCTGTACAATCCCTTAGAATCAAACGAATCCGAAGGTCTCGGGGATCGTCTAGAAAAGTAAgaggaacaaaatttttcccgaTATTCAGTAACCCAGATGACTAATGTTAATTAACATAAATCAAAAGTTTTCACCGTGATTGTGTTTGATCTAGAGAATGGAAGAAGGAGTTGGCGAAGCTGAGCATTGAGTCAAAGGCGaaagggggtgaaaaaaagatgTTAAAGAGACGCCCAAGTCTGATTTGGCCACTAATCAGAGTATTCTGGTTTCAAGCCGTGCTCCAATGGACGCTATGCGTCATCGCACAGCTGATATTGCGACCCATGCAGCCGTTATGCCAAAAGTGGGTGATCAGCTATTTCCGTCACGGTGAAACTGAGATGTCACAAAACCAGGCTCTTTTAAGCGCTGCTACCCTGTCCTTCGTCACTATCAGCATGATATTCATGGACAACCACGCAGTTCTCCGTGCCAGAGAGACCGGAATGTGCATGAGGATTGCTTGCTGTTCGATTATTTACAGAAAGGTGAGTGATGGTGACGAGATTTCGTGATTAAACGACTGTGGATCTTTGTCAGATactgtttacaatttttaattaatgaattaGCCATCTCATACTGATGAATGTCCATTCGTAATACTCGACATCAAAACTCTTCGCAAAGAGTTAATAACTCCATGGTGATAAAATGCTGTCAATCGGGAACGCATTTGTCGTACTAATTCTAGAGTCGTTGTGGCTTCTGTAGCACTCACAGTCCGTCATTGCCATCATGGGTTTCAGGTCCTACGCCTCGACTTGGCTGCGGTAAACAATCTCGCTGCAGGGAAGGTCGCTAATTTGATTAGCAATGATGTGGCTCGATTCGACAATCTCTTTGTATACCTCCACTTTATATGGATCGTTCCATTACAGGTAATGggtgaaaataatgataacgCCAACTTTACACCTAGAATTATGTGTAGCATTTTGTAACAAATTGGGACTCTCTAGACTGTCGAATGTGCACTTTCAGATAAAGCCGTATTCTGTAACCGATCTGTGAACCCTGTGGGTTTGATTACAGTTGACTTTGTTTGGGTACATCATGTGGAGAGCTGTGGGCTTGGCCACCTTTGCGGGATTGGCGGTTATTATAATTCAGGCTGTACCCATCCAAGGAACTTTATCTCGAGTTACCACCAAGTTGAGAACCCAGATTGCAGTAAAAACGGATGAAAGGGTTCAGCTGATGAGTGAGATGATATCTGGAATACAGGTACTGTCAATTCAATATCGTCAGCAAATGCGAGATACAGCAAACCGGTTATGCTAGAATCATGATGACACATTACATCCTCTTAATCATTGATGATACACGATAAAGACTGTTTCCACAGGTGGTGAAAATGCACTCGTGGGAAAAGTCGTTTGAGATGATAGTGTCGAAAATTCGAGCATTGGAGGTAAAACTAATTACCTACTCGTCATATGTAAGAGGAATATCACTCAGTATGCCGATATTTTCTGGACGACTCGCTGTTTATATAACAATGACTGTTTTCGCGCTGATGGACAATTCTTTGAATGCAGAAGTGGCATTTACGGTAGCCGTATTATTAAACATGTTGCGAATATCGTGTACTTACGAGTTTTCGCAAGCAATCTATCAGGCTGGGGAGGCCTCTGTCTCTTTGGAGAGAATAACGGTTGGTTAAACACTCTGCGTTCCCATTTTCATTGTTGATCATGTACCGGCAACTTGTGTATTTCTTAGGACTTCTTACTGTTGGCCGAAGTAGAGGAGCCAAAGAATTTTGAAGCTGAATCACTTAGTGCAATCCAGGAACGTAAAGAACATGCAACAAATGCATCGCTAGAGCCCAGAATAACAGAAGAACTGGTAAGTGCTGCTGCTTATAATGCTGTGTCTACCTTGTTTGATCAAGGAACATGTTATTACTTGGCTTTCAAAATATCACTGAAATTATAATCTGATTTGATTTGTAGTTGACGAGTTGAATCAAGCGATGagtaaaaatcacaaaaatagGAATTTTGGAGATTTATTGTGTTTCACTTTGCTACCGCTTACCAAAAACTCGTTACGAAAAATGTATCTGATGcagaatttttcgatcatTCTAATTATTGCGTACTAAAGTGCCCAAATATTTCCTGAACAATTGTGCTTCCGGAACATTACGAATCATTGCTTTAGGAGTCTTTACTGGAGGACAAAGAACAATCCAACGAGAAGTCTGCATTGTCGGTGAATGGACTAAGAAGGAATGTGATCGGTACAATAGATGAAAAGTTCAAAAACGGAATTGGGGTTGAATTGGTCAACGTCGCTGGAAATTGGATCAGTGGTCAGCTGCCACCAACTTTATGCGAAGTTTCGATGAAGGTAAAGAGTCAATCGCTCTCCATGGTTGTGGGGTCCGTTGGATCAGGGAAATCGTCGTTGCTGCATCTCCTGCTAGGGGAGTTGTCAGTCGGAGCTGGAAGATTGTCTTTTTACACTAACGAAAACAATGACAAAAACAGAATCAGCAGTCGAGACATTTGCATCTCTTACACTAGTCAAGATCCCTGGCTCTTCTCTGGTACCATACGCGACAACATTCTCTTTGGCCAGGCCTTCGACAGAAAGCGATATGAAGACGTACGTTGGTTGAATTATCAGTCGATTGCTTCCACAACTTTGGCAACTAATTACATATTCTTCAGGTGACGAGCGTTTGCGCACTGGTTAAAGACTTTGAGCAGTTACCTCAAGGCGATTTGAGCTTCGTTGGGGACAGAGGCGTTTCTTTGTCGGGCGGCCAGAGAGCTCGGGTCAATCTGGCCAGAGCCATTTACAAAGACGCCGATATTTACTTGCTTGACGATCCTTTGAGCGCTGTTGATACTCATGTCGGCCGTCAATTGTTTGAAGAATGCATCAAAGGTTTCCTAAATGGTAAAACACGGATCGTTGTTACTCATCAGCTGCAATACCTGCGGCAAAGTGACTACATTATTGTTCTTGATCGGGTGAGTAGAACCGTTCTGTGACTTCAAAGGTACGCCACTTTGGAGCCCCACTTCAAATTCATTGCAACTCGTGTATGTGgtagaatattgaaaataaaaagacacGTATCTTCTTTACCGGCGAAGAACGATTTAAGGGGTTGAAAATGACCCTCAAAGACGGGCACCCAACGGGGTCATTTCTTGATGCGCTTGATGTATTTAAATGAAACCAGCGTTGAAATGTTTCTGTTAATGAATGAAACATTTCAGCGTTGGCTTCATTCAAATACATCATGCGCTTCATCCAAGACTGAGAAACCACCCCATAGGGTGCCcatttttggaaattatttccaCCCCATCAAAACGCTATTccagtatgaaaaaaatacatatctttttgttttcaatgttCTACAACATACATGAGTTACGACGTCGGAAGGGTACACCGAACTGATGTTCATACTTTCCTGGGTTTGCATGTGACGTCGACAAATTTTGATGTTGCTAGTGAAGTGTATAATTGTAGGGAACCGTGAAACGTCAAGGCACATATGATGAGGTAACCCAGAACGGTCTGCAGGCAATCACTTCTTTCAGGAAGAAGAACTCTAATGAAGCCGAAAAGGCGGACGAAAATAGCGAGGAAAACATGGAAGACGAGGTACCTACGATGAGTAATTGGCTATGGAACCTTTGCTGAATAGACATACCAATAACTATGTTGAAACATTCGATGTAATGTTTGACATAATAGTTTGAcgattgaaattttaccaTGTAGTGATTCACACAGGTATAATAAACTGTGATATGTGCTTTCAGGCTTCATTCATAACTGGGAGCGGCACTCAAGATTCAAAAGATGCTCCTGAGGATGCCAAAGGATCTGCAGATATCAGTGAAGAGGAgatgacaagaaaaaaatcatcacttCAAGTATTCACGAGCTACTTCAAGGCAGGTGGTAACTTCTGTTGGCTAACCTGGCTTGTGGCAACTTTCATAATTGCAATGACGGTACCAATTGCGAACGATTATTGGCTGACTTACTGGATTAATCATAATGTCGTCGTACACGTGTCAGAATCAAACGAGTCCGTTTCTGAAAACTTGACGAGTAAACGAGATCACACTACAAATGTTTCTGCAGGGATATTTTCCGCAGACAAATCGCGATGGTTCGATGAAGCCGGATTGCTGCGTAAAAATGTAGCAGTCGAAGTTTACACAGCGGTAATCATAGCAACCGTTTTCTTAAATATACTGAGCAGCTTGATTTTCATGAGAATATGCATGAACGCCAGTCGCAATATCCACAACTCCATGTTCGCCAACCTTTTGCGGGCTCCAATGAGATTTTTTAACACCAACCCAATCGGTACGTTAAACATTATAAGGAAGGTTCGGAAGATGAACTCGCTCTTAATATTCTGCTGAtcgactcattgtcagtcatTGTGGTATA belongs to Neodiprion lecontei isolate iyNeoLeco1 chromosome 5, iyNeoLeco1.1, whole genome shotgun sequence and includes:
- the LOC107225993 gene encoding ATP-binding cassette sub-family C member 4-like isoform X4, with product MWRAVGLATFAGLAVIIIQAVPIQGTLSRVTTKLRTQIAVKTDERVQLMSEMISGIQVVKMHSWEKSFEMIVSKIRALEVKLITYSSYVRGISLSMPIFSGRLAVYITMTVFALMDNSLNAEVAFTVAVLLNMLRISCTYEFSQAIYQAGEASVSLERITDFLLLAEVEEPKNFEAESLSAIQERKEHATNASLEPRITEELESLLEDKEQSNEKSALSVNGLRRNVIGTIDEKFKNGIGVELVNVAGNWISGQLPPTLCEVSMKVKSQSLSMVVGSVGSGKSSLLHLLLGELSVGAGRLSFYTNENNDKNRISSRDICISYTSQDPWLFSGTIRDNILFGQAFDRKRYEDVTSVCALVKDFEQLPQGDLSFVGDRGVSLSGGQRARVNLARAIYKDADIYLLDDPLSAVDTHVGRQLFEECIKGFLNGKTRIVVTHQLQYLRQSDYIIVLDRGTVKRQGTYDEVTQNGLQAITSFRKKNSNEAEKADENSEENMEDEASFITGSGTQDSKDAPEDAKGSADISEEEMTRKKSSLQVFTSYFKAGGNFCWLTWLVATFIIAMTVPIANDYWLTYWINHNVVVHVSESNESVSENLTSKRDHTTNVSAGIFSADKSRWFDEAGLLRKNVAVEVYTAVIIATVFLNILSSLIFMRICMNASRNIHNSMFANLLRAPMRFFNTNPIGRILNRFSKDVGAMDELLPQAFMMASQILTMVLGIFGIVTSVMPLMVIPVIITSGLLCFVIIYSLETIRDMKRLEGITKSSVFSQVSFTLDGLTTIRSHGTRVEKMLRMEYDHHQDDHTGASYLTYATLVAFACTVDLISCLFTTSVCFSFILLNNGSLLSGTVGLAISQCLLLTGAIQLGARLFSEAVAQMISVERILQYTNLPQEGPFTTDNPPPPTWPSNGGLVFNQVSMKYAEDKPSVLKDLNLRIKPGWKVGIVGRTGAGKSSLISALFRLTGDGIEGEILLDGIDTKSIGLQELRPRISIIPQEPTLFSASLRYNLDPFNQYSDADLWDSLREVELQNLSSSLDFRVATNGANFSVGQRQLICLARAILRNNRLLVLDEATANIDQRTDALIQKTIRRKFADCTVLTIAHRLNTIMDSDRVLVMERGRIEEFGHPYFLLKNPNGRFSQMLQQMGKTTAEKLSQIAESAYHSSLEYKEMDDIMIIPANITTSTDHQ
- the LOC107225993 gene encoding ATP-binding cassette sub-family C member 4-like isoform X1, with the translated sequence MVAKTKNRAKNPQESANFLSRLCFGWTLPIFLIGMKRKLQTEDLYNPLESNESEGLGDRLEKEWKKELAKLSIESKAKGGEKKMLKRRPSLIWPLIRVFWFQAVLQWTLCVIAQLILRPMQPLCQKWVISYFRHGETEMSQNQALLSAATLSFVTISMIFMDNHAVLRARETGMCMRIACCSIIYRKVLRLDLAAVNNLAAGKVANLISNDVARFDNLFVYLHFIWIVPLQLTLFGYIMWRAVGLATFAGLAVIIIQAVPIQGTLSRVTTKLRTQIAVKTDERVQLMSEMISGIQVVKMHSWEKSFEMIVSKIRALEVKLITYSSYVRGISLSMPIFSGRLAVYITMTVFALMDNSLNAEVAFTVAVLLNMLRISCTYEFSQAIYQAGEASVSLERITDFLLLAEVEEPKNFEAESLSAIQERKEHATNASLEPRITEELESLLEDKEQSNEKSALSVNGLRRNVIGTIDEKFKNGIGVELVNVAGNWISGQLPPTLCEVSMKVKSQSLSMVVGSVGSGKSSLLHLLLGELSVGAGRLSFYTNENNDKNRISSRDICISYTSQDPWLFSGTIRDNILFGQAFDRKRYEDVTSVCALVKDFEQLPQGDLSFVGDRGVSLSGGQRARVNLARAIYKDADIYLLDDPLSAVDTHVGRQLFEECIKGFLNGKTRIVVTHQLQYLRQSDYIIVLDRGTVKRQGTYDEVTQNGLQAITSFRKKNSNEAEKADENSEENMEDEASFITGSGTQDSKDAPEDAKGSADISEEEMTRKKSSLQVFTSYFKAGGNFCWLTWLVATFIIAMTVPIANDYWLTYWINHNVVVHVSESNESVSENLTSKRDHTTNVSAGIFSADKSRWFDEAGLLRKNVAVEVYTAVIIATVFLNILSSLIFMRICMNASRNIHNSMFANLLRAPMRFFNTNPIGRILNRFSKDVGAMDELLPQAFMMASQILTMVLGIFGIVTSVMPLMVIPVIITSGLLCFVIIYSLETIRDMKRLEGITKSSVFSQVSFTLDGLTTIRSHGTRVEKMLRMEYDHHQDDHTGASYLTYATLVAFACTVDLISCLFTTSVCFSFILLNNGSLLSGTVGLAISQCLLLTGAIQLGARLFSEAVAQMISVERILQYTNLPQEGPFTTDNPPPPTWPSNGGLVFNQVSMKYAEDKPSVLKDLNLRIKPGWKVGIVGRTGAGKSSLISALFRLTGDGIEGEILLDGIDTKSIGLQELRPRISIIPQEPTLFSASLRYNLDPFNQYSDADLWDSLREVELQNLSSSLDFRVATNGANFSVGQRQLICLARAILRNNRLLVLDEATANIDQRTDALIQKTIRRKFADCTVLTIAHRLNTIMDSDRVLVMERGRIEEFGHPYFLLKNPNGRFSQMLQQMGKTTAEKLSQIAESAYHSSLEYKEMDDIMIIPANITTSTDHQ
- the LOC107225993 gene encoding ATP-binding cassette sub-family C member 4-like isoform X2, encoding MSMIRWTLPIFLIGMKRKLQTEDLYNPLESNESEGLGDRLEKEWKKELAKLSIESKAKGGEKKMLKRRPSLIWPLIRVFWFQAVLQWTLCVIAQLILRPMQPLCQKWVISYFRHGETEMSQNQALLSAATLSFVTISMIFMDNHAVLRARETGMCMRIACCSIIYRKVLRLDLAAVNNLAAGKVANLISNDVARFDNLFVYLHFIWIVPLQLTLFGYIMWRAVGLATFAGLAVIIIQAVPIQGTLSRVTTKLRTQIAVKTDERVQLMSEMISGIQVVKMHSWEKSFEMIVSKIRALEVKLITYSSYVRGISLSMPIFSGRLAVYITMTVFALMDNSLNAEVAFTVAVLLNMLRISCTYEFSQAIYQAGEASVSLERITDFLLLAEVEEPKNFEAESLSAIQERKEHATNASLEPRITEELESLLEDKEQSNEKSALSVNGLRRNVIGTIDEKFKNGIGVELVNVAGNWISGQLPPTLCEVSMKVKSQSLSMVVGSVGSGKSSLLHLLLGELSVGAGRLSFYTNENNDKNRISSRDICISYTSQDPWLFSGTIRDNILFGQAFDRKRYEDVTSVCALVKDFEQLPQGDLSFVGDRGVSLSGGQRARVNLARAIYKDADIYLLDDPLSAVDTHVGRQLFEECIKGFLNGKTRIVVTHQLQYLRQSDYIIVLDRGTVKRQGTYDEVTQNGLQAITSFRKKNSNEAEKADENSEENMEDEASFITGSGTQDSKDAPEDAKGSADISEEEMTRKKSSLQVFTSYFKAGGNFCWLTWLVATFIIAMTVPIANDYWLTYWINHNVVVHVSESNESVSENLTSKRDHTTNVSAGIFSADKSRWFDEAGLLRKNVAVEVYTAVIIATVFLNILSSLIFMRICMNASRNIHNSMFANLLRAPMRFFNTNPIGRILNRFSKDVGAMDELLPQAFMMASQILTMVLGIFGIVTSVMPLMVIPVIITSGLLCFVIIYSLETIRDMKRLEGITKSSVFSQVSFTLDGLTTIRSHGTRVEKMLRMEYDHHQDDHTGASYLTYATLVAFACTVDLISCLFTTSVCFSFILLNNGSLLSGTVGLAISQCLLLTGAIQLGARLFSEAVAQMISVERILQYTNLPQEGPFTTDNPPPPTWPSNGGLVFNQVSMKYAEDKPSVLKDLNLRIKPGWKVGIVGRTGAGKSSLISALFRLTGDGIEGEILLDGIDTKSIGLQELRPRISIIPQEPTLFSASLRYNLDPFNQYSDADLWDSLREVELQNLSSSLDFRVATNGANFSVGQRQLICLARAILRNNRLLVLDEATANIDQRTDALIQKTIRRKFADCTVLTIAHRLNTIMDSDRVLVMERGRIEEFGHPYFLLKNPNGRFSQMLQQMGKTTAEKLSQIAESAYHSSLEYKEMDDIMIIPANITTSTDHQ
- the LOC107225993 gene encoding ATP-binding cassette sub-family C member 4-like isoform X3, coding for MKRKLQTEDLYNPLESNESEGLGDRLEKEWKKELAKLSIESKAKGGEKKMLKRRPSLIWPLIRVFWFQAVLQWTLCVIAQLILRPMQPLCQKWVISYFRHGETEMSQNQALLSAATLSFVTISMIFMDNHAVLRARETGMCMRIACCSIIYRKVLRLDLAAVNNLAAGKVANLISNDVARFDNLFVYLHFIWIVPLQLTLFGYIMWRAVGLATFAGLAVIIIQAVPIQGTLSRVTTKLRTQIAVKTDERVQLMSEMISGIQVVKMHSWEKSFEMIVSKIRALEVKLITYSSYVRGISLSMPIFSGRLAVYITMTVFALMDNSLNAEVAFTVAVLLNMLRISCTYEFSQAIYQAGEASVSLERITDFLLLAEVEEPKNFEAESLSAIQERKEHATNASLEPRITEELESLLEDKEQSNEKSALSVNGLRRNVIGTIDEKFKNGIGVELVNVAGNWISGQLPPTLCEVSMKVKSQSLSMVVGSVGSGKSSLLHLLLGELSVGAGRLSFYTNENNDKNRISSRDICISYTSQDPWLFSGTIRDNILFGQAFDRKRYEDVTSVCALVKDFEQLPQGDLSFVGDRGVSLSGGQRARVNLARAIYKDADIYLLDDPLSAVDTHVGRQLFEECIKGFLNGKTRIVVTHQLQYLRQSDYIIVLDRGTVKRQGTYDEVTQNGLQAITSFRKKNSNEAEKADENSEENMEDEASFITGSGTQDSKDAPEDAKGSADISEEEMTRKKSSLQVFTSYFKAGGNFCWLTWLVATFIIAMTVPIANDYWLTYWINHNVVVHVSESNESVSENLTSKRDHTTNVSAGIFSADKSRWFDEAGLLRKNVAVEVYTAVIIATVFLNILSSLIFMRICMNASRNIHNSMFANLLRAPMRFFNTNPIGRILNRFSKDVGAMDELLPQAFMMASQILTMVLGIFGIVTSVMPLMVIPVIITSGLLCFVIIYSLETIRDMKRLEGITKSSVFSQVSFTLDGLTTIRSHGTRVEKMLRMEYDHHQDDHTGASYLTYATLVAFACTVDLISCLFTTSVCFSFILLNNGSLLSGTVGLAISQCLLLTGAIQLGARLFSEAVAQMISVERILQYTNLPQEGPFTTDNPPPPTWPSNGGLVFNQVSMKYAEDKPSVLKDLNLRIKPGWKVGIVGRTGAGKSSLISALFRLTGDGIEGEILLDGIDTKSIGLQELRPRISIIPQEPTLFSASLRYNLDPFNQYSDADLWDSLREVELQNLSSSLDFRVATNGANFSVGQRQLICLARAILRNNRLLVLDEATANIDQRTDALIQKTIRRKFADCTVLTIAHRLNTIMDSDRVLVMERGRIEEFGHPYFLLKNPNGRFSQMLQQMGKTTAEKLSQIAESAYHSSLEYKEMDDIMIIPANITTSTDHQ